A stretch of Synechococcus sp. MIT S9220 DNA encodes these proteins:
- a CDS encoding cell division protein FtsQ/DivIB: protein MARSKLNKQDRSNSSAPLPPGVERRRRLRQEKRQERLIQSWRILLFGGVSSGLIWVLLSAGWSLRSQQQLTVRGSDRLGSDAVVKAAGLRFPRPLITLEPGRLERRLLAELPVQSVSVQRRLVPPGLEIELKDRRPIAAASRMGARGKEQGMVDVEGHWMPLTVARQGEAPASAVRVEGWIPSRRSMIATVLDKRDLLGSPLTVIHIAPDGDLSLRTQTLGLVRLGSNERLLDQQLSTIALLSKSLPETLRGKASSGIDLSDPSKPELQLKADPKQKTSKP, encoded by the coding sequence ATGGCCCGCTCGAAACTCAACAAACAGGACAGAAGCAACAGCAGCGCTCCCCTTCCTCCGGGCGTCGAACGTCGTCGCAGGCTGCGCCAGGAAAAACGCCAGGAGCGGTTGATTCAGAGCTGGCGCATCTTGCTGTTTGGCGGAGTCTCAAGCGGACTGATCTGGGTTCTGCTCAGTGCCGGCTGGAGTTTGCGCTCGCAGCAGCAGCTGACAGTCCGAGGCAGCGATCGCCTCGGCAGTGATGCGGTGGTCAAAGCAGCCGGCCTGCGCTTCCCAAGACCCTTAATCACCTTGGAACCAGGACGACTCGAGCGTCGATTGCTGGCCGAACTCCCGGTGCAGTCCGTGTCAGTGCAGCGCCGTCTTGTCCCACCTGGGCTGGAGATCGAGCTGAAGGATCGTCGTCCAATCGCGGCGGCCAGCCGCATGGGGGCCCGCGGCAAGGAACAGGGCATGGTCGACGTTGAAGGCCATTGGATGCCACTCACCGTTGCGCGCCAAGGGGAAGCCCCCGCCAGTGCGGTGCGAGTGGAGGGGTGGATTCCCAGCCGGCGTTCGATGATTGCGACGGTGCTGGACAAACGAGATCTATTGGGCAGTCCGTTGACGGTGATCCATATCGCCCCAGATGGTGATCTCAGCCTGCGCACGCAAACGCTGGGTCTGGTGCGGCTGGGCTCCAATGAACGGCTGCTGGATCAACAGCTCAGCACCATCGCCCTGCTGTCAAAAAGTCTTCCCGAAACCCTGCGAGGCAAAGCCAGCAGCGGCATCGATCTTTCAGACCCTTCCAAACCCGAATTGCAGTTGAAAGCGGATCCGAAACAGAAAACGAGCAAACCCTGA